Within Limanda limanda chromosome 1, fLimLim1.1, whole genome shotgun sequence, the genomic segment CTGAACTctattaaatgtacttagtgGGGAGCTGAGACGATTTGCTGAGAAAATTGACCATTTAGGGAAAATCTACTACTTTGGAAAGGGTTAATTCTTCAACATTTTCAGGCAGATAATGCCAAACACTGTCTGGGTTCCAGTTCAAATGTGTTGCTTTTGATCATCATGTATGAACATATTTGGGTTTTGGACTGTTGTTCAGGCAAGATACATCTGATGTAAATCTATTACACAAACTCTGCTTGTTGTAAAAACTACCTTCTTCTGAACTTAATTTCAGGGTATTGGTGTAATGTAAGAGCAGAGAGATTCGCAATGTGCTTCCTCACTTCCCTGACTTACACAGTTCAACACTGCCCCCGTCAGGTTGTTATGCTGCATTACAAGTACAAGAGCAACGTCATGATATTGCTTGTGCTGTGTGGCCAGTGCAGTGGCCagatagattatttattaaacatcCCATCTGTTTTACGtagtttatatttctttgtgaGTTCAAACCCGGGGACAGAGAGACTCAGACTAAGAGTTCGAGCACAGTAAAGAATCATGCGGTCATTACCTGCGACTGGtctttttctcctccacacTGGGCTCTGTTGTTTTATCTGCGCTTTTTAGTTTCTTCAGCTTTTTACTGATCAGCTCTCTCATCTTCTCTTTCTTATCTGAGTCGTATTCTTCATCTGGGTCCATgtcgccttcaacaccatcctcAGCCTCGTCGTCATCTGTCTGCAAGAACACGTGAAAAGGCCCATTGAAATTTAGGTGACACTGGTGGGGCAAAccacacattttaacattttcatagTAATGGGGTATCCCTTTAACATTAATATCATTGTCTAACTCACCTCAGGAGAATCTCCAgttgtctctttctttttcttcctttaaaaGAAGGAATATAAAGTAATGCTTTAGGGACAAATTAAGGTTAACATAATTATCAATTAATTAGTGATTGTGCATACTTATCAACTGCTGGAACAGAGCTCAGTCTTGGATCATCTTTCAGAAGGTCGTGGCTGCTTTTGCTTTTTCCCTTTAATGTCTGATGAAACAATCGCGAGCAAGTGATTTTGATTTTACACATTTGgaaggaaataaatgaatttcaATGGAACATAAAATCCTTAAAACCTGTTTCATTACTATGGAAACTGAGTCACTTTCTCcaacattgtgagataaagcgtgtttttgacattttaactccatatttagaggactgataacTATGAGTTTCGGCAATTTGGTTCTAATAAAAATAAGCATCAGTATTTTCTGgaattaaatgtggtttcataatgggTGGAGTTATTTTCAGCACCTGTAATTGCCATTAGTGAGTAGCAGAGATAACATAATGTGACCTTTGCCTTAAGTTTGTCTTAGTAGTAGGCTTGTCTTGTCtgattgacattttatttacttatatGGAtcatacaataaaatacaattgcCCAGCTAGACTCATCAAATGGGCTTGACACATAATCATTCTTCTTGTGCAATATATTGACACATCCCACTATCACCAGATCAACATCGTCATTGGCCAATAACTGAGATGAACCAATCAGGACCTCCAATGACATAGAGGGAAATGTAAACCAAGTTCCAACTATTAACTAAACTTTACTGTAATAACTGGATAAAACCTATGTGCTTGATTGTGCAGAGTTTACAGCCTAGGTTCTGCACCAACAACAATTCAATCAATTTAAATAAGCTTTCAATGTGTGTATGTCCAAAACTATTTTTGTCAAATGTGTGGCTGCTCTCAGGCGTTACAGTTTCAAGAGTAACTGATGAAAACTGGTATTTCCAAAGCACTGACTATGTTCATAGTGCTACTCAGTAATGATATTGCTCAGACATGTCCTGTAGTTGTAACTGTCATAAATGTCCATTGCAGAGGAAGACAACCTTTTATTGTCTGACACAGACAAGTTTTGTATTTCAGTACCTGGCTGACTTGATTcaccatctcctcttcctcttcagcttcCTCTCCAAACGATAACAGACTGAAGTTCCTACAAACATCAAAAAACTCTTTGAACAGAAGCATAAATAACAATACTTAAACATATTGTAGACATAACCATGTAGCAAATCGTATCAAGACACTTTGTTgactaattaaaataatttaaacattttacacataTACAATAGATAGATATTGAAAGTGACAAAATAATGCACTGTTGCTTCAAGCAGCCGCAGCATAAAGATTTTGTTAGAGACCGAAAGACAAATGAAATCTCAGCACTCACTTTGTCGCTTTCGACTGTGACTTCTTtgcctcctctttgtctttgtctttttttccttttttagttTCACGAGGTACAATGTCGTCAAAAGGAGAATGAAGCACCTGGAACAGACAAACgattttgtgtgtcagtgtttcacACACGGAGATTCAAAAGCAAGAAGTTATTAAGTTAATAAGAAGAAAATACCTCAGCAGTTCTGATTTTATGGGGATTTAGAGGTCTTTCATCATGGTTACATTCAACCTCTGTTAATCTGAGCAGATTATAaactgtgtctcctgtgacctgTGGTTGGAATTGGATAATGGATCATTTACAAGAATCTGACAAAGCTGTTGAAAAATGCATTACATTTAGCTCAGGACAGAAACATTTACGTGAATCACTTTAGTTCTTGAGATTTACCTTGCCAAATATGGTATGTTTATTGTTGAGCTCATCTGCACGTCCCAAGGTGAAGAAAAACTGACTGCCATTATCATGAGGCCCGGCAtttgccatggcaaccagacCTCTTCGAATGAAGCGCAATCTGGAGTGAAATTCATcctgaaagttaaaaaaaggaTACAGGTTGATGTGTGATTGATCATCAGGATTAGCAAGTTAATATGTGCTAAGAGTGATTTACACTCATGAATCTGTGAGTGTTAACATTTATTACAGAGAATAATAAATAGAACATGAAGTAGAGAAGCAGTCTGACCCGGAATGGCCGACCATAGATGGACTCTCCACCTGTCCCGGATCCAGTCGGATCTCCACCTTGAACGATGAAGTCAGGCACCACTCTATGGAATATTGTGCCATCATAGTAACCTAGTTGACAGAGAGATTATCATTTTCATAAGTGATATGTGATTTTTGCAAAGTTTCCTCATAATACCCGAAGAGTTTCCTGTaatgtgaaatgtaataaaTCTGGAGAGCAATAACTCTTGACATGCATGCAGTAATGTTTAGTACAAAATCTGGCCTCTCCAAACTGGGAGGGCAGGTTTTTGCAGGATGAATGGTTTTGCTGAAGCTTTACAGTATGTTAGAATATTAAGGAAGTCATTTGTCTGGCAGTGATTTACACATTAGTTCGTTTTTACCTTCCATGCACAGTTGCACAAAGTTCCTGCATGCTTTAGGAGCCTCCTTGGACCAGAGCTCAATGTCAATATCACCAGCTGAGGTCTTCAACAGGACCTGAGggggaaaaacacagagagagaagacggTGGGTGAGCTCAGGAGGAAATCCTGACTTTATTTGCCAATCTTAACGTGGTTTGCAATGCAAATAAACATCTGTACAACCAGAACATCCCAACTGACACAAGTAACGTTGGTTGTAGGTAATGCAATGAGGGTCCCAGTTATTTTATTACAATTCAACCATTCAGGACTGCAGGCCGTCGCTACATTTAAAACAACCAGACGTCCTGAGCGTAACGAGCTGTAGAGTATATTTACTGTagttattaaaaatacaaactCAAGACAGCTATTGCAGTTATAATGAGAAAGCCTCGCTCACCTTCCCGCTCGTTGGAGGCTCTTGAATGTAAATGTTGCTCATTCTGACTCTTCGGCTGCGTTTCCCGTAGATGCCAGAGAATGGTGGCTTTTCTGCTACTTCTCACAGACACTGAAAATATGAAACGGTAGCTACTGTTGTTGGATTAGTTTGGTTTACAAGTGTCACACTTCATACTTTTCTGTCTACAGCCATGTTGGCTACCGAAGTGAGGTTATTGTTTATTCCTGAGAAAACGGGGGAGTCGGaaggaaaacaatgaaaaacatttttcgTTTTTGTTTCTTCACAACAATCACAATCTaaaccaaaaacaaactaaatatatttttagttttattcaattattttgttACATGTGTATCGATATTTAAACGTGCTACTAACAGGTAAATCCCAAACTATATCGCGTACTCCCCTATAATGGACTGTTGGTTTGACCCATGTGTTCCACGATAACGAACCCTAGGAAACAGTCAAGTACTCTGTTCCGCTACATATCTGTCCGCTGAACTTTGATGCaaactttcttttaaaatccTTTAATGGTCAAAGTTAAAATGGTGAAAATATCTTTTGGGCTGTAATGAACTGTGTGAAGAAATTAAGGGAGGGTATTCGCAACAATAAGACAGAATTCAGAAGTACGTCCGGGCGGAAGTACCGTAACTGTGATAGGACCGCGCTGAGGATCTGAAGCCATGGCGGAGTCAGAAAACAATGTGGATTTAAAACGAAAAGCAGAGGAAAGTCCGGTGGAAGAAGGAAAtggggaagaggaagaatggGTCGGCCCGATGCCCAACGAAGCCACACAaaccaagaaaagaaaaggtttgTTTGTGGTGGTTTATTATATCGTTACTTTGCGTTCTAATCAGACTCCCGCTAATCGAAGCTAAAATATGCTAACCAGAGCCCAACGGCTATTTTGGAATAtctctcttttgtgttttcagttttggaATATGAGCGCGTCTACCTGGCCAACTTGCCTTCAGCTGCCATGTACGAGAGGAGCTACATGCACAGAGACGTGATCTCGCACATAGTTTGCTCCAAGTAAGTCACTCTTCAGTCAACTGGTAGAAGTGTTCAGATCCTCAACtcattcaaaatgtaaaatcaacTGTCCAAAAAAACTCACATGTCCAGACcctgtatttaaaatgttactTTCTTCCAAACAAATGTACTTAAACTATCAGACGTGAAAGTGATCAGTTCAATATGCAGAAACACTCTCTCCATAGTGTATTAACATCTAATATTCTGGATCTACCCGTTATATGTAGCTGTGACTCTCTCTGTGCGATTAACTATCTACAGGAGGGGCACATGACTGGCTTACATGCAAAAGTGTTTATGTTCTTGTTATTATAAACAGACTTCTGTTCCCAATATTTTGTCTCATAAAAACAACAGGCTTGTTTGCCTCACATGGAAAGTAGACAATAACAGACTTTTCTGAGGTCTAAAACTATcattaatttttattattattattattattattattattattattattattatattgtaaaGTCAGTCCACCTCAAACTCATTCACAAACCAGAGAGACAAATTCAATACATAAGTTAGTAGCCATACAATTGTCAAGGTAACATAGGTCAagacacttttatttataaagcctAAAATAATAAATTTTCCTCAAAGAGATTTACAAggacttcctctctcttttcaggACAGACTTCATCATCACAGCCAGCCAGGACGGCCATGTCAAGTtctggaagaagagagaggacgAGGGAATAGAGTTCGTCAAACATTTCCGGAGTCATCTCGGTATGTACTGAATGGATCTGTCACTTTTATAACGATCTTCATGGTAATGGGCTAAAAGGAAAGACATGATATAATTTGTGAATGAATCGTAATTGAggtaaaagtgtgtgtgggggggggaatggTGGTATTTATTTGAAGTCATATGGTCCAGCACTAATGAGCAGTGGTATTATCGTCACATTTTCTGCAGGTTTCTTGGAGTGCATCGCAGTCAGTGCTGAAGGggctctgttctgttctgtcgGTGATGATCAGGCCATGAAAGTATTTGATGTTGTCAATTTTGACATGATCAATATGCTGAAGATGGGGTGAGTCTAAATTAAAAATACTATAGTGTAAATCAGGTGTTATGAGTTCACATAAAGGCACAGTGATAACTCTTTCTTATTAATACATGATTTTTCTCTCGTCTTGGAAGCTTTCATCCAGGTCAGTGTGAGTGGATCTATAACCCCGGAGATGCCATTTCCACAGTGGCCTGCTCAGAAAAAACCACAGGGAAGATCTTTGTGTATGACGGACGGGGAGGCGGCGAAGTCCTCCATGTCTTCGACAAAATGCATTCCTCGCCGCTGGCCCAAATGCGCCTAAATCCCAAATTTAGAGTCATCGTTTCTGCAGACAAAGCGGGGATGCTGGAGTACTGGACCGGTCTTCCAAGTGATTTCAAGTTCCCCAGACATGTGGACTGGGAattcaaaacagacacagatttgTATGAAtttgcaaaacacaaaacctatCCCACCAGCCTTACGTTTTCTTCGGATGGGAGGAAGATGGCCACAATTGCCACTGACAGGAAAGTCAGGATCTTCCGTTTTCTGACAGGAAAACTGACGAGGGTGTTTGATGAATCATTATCGGTGAGCTCTAACACACGTTTCAGCTGGAATCTTTACTGATGTGAATTCACACATTCATCACACATGCTTCTTCGTATGTTAAGATGTTCACAGAGCTGCAACAGATGAGGCAGCAGCTGCCTGACATGGAGTTTGGGCGAAGAATGGCTTcggagagagagctggagaaagTGGACGGTATCCGGTTGACAAATATCATCTTTGATGAGACCGGCCACTTTGTGCTCTACGGGACCATGCTGGGCATCAAGGTCATCAATGTGGAAACCAACAGGTAGGAAGCAATAGAATGAAAAGCATCCCTGTTCCCCATATGTTCTCAGCTCTAGCCATTCTCATTAAATGTGTGGcaattttaaaagtaaaaagtgtTGATTTAAGAGTAAAAAAGTAGGTTCAGTAGAAACAATGTTTCAGCATTTTGTTTATTATCAGTAGAGTTTTACCACAGTTGAATAAATTGATTGACTACACCGTGAAGTCTTTGTCTTTTCCACCACCTTGTTGTAAAGTACCTAGTCGATGTCAAATGGGAAGTAAAGTCTCCCGAATCTTGTTCCCCAGATGTGTGCGGATCCTCGGGAAGCTGGAGAACATTCGTGTGGTCCAGCTTAGTTTGTTTCAGGGCGTCGCAAAGGCCTCGCAGGTGGCTCCCACTGTGGAGATGAAGGCATCTGATAATCCGGCCTTAGATAACGTAATGCCTGACCCCACCATATTCTGCACAGCCTTCAAGAAGAACCGCTTCTACATGGTGAGATTACATGACATTCACTTCCAAGATCATAaagctttattgtttttctgtttggtaTTTATGTTAATGCATCTTTTTTTCTCAAGTTCTCCAAAAGAGAACCGGAGGATACAAAGGGCGCAGATTCAGACCGAGACATCTTTAACGAGAAACCTTCCAAGGAAGAGGTCATGGCTGCGACTCAGGCCGAGGGCCCCAAGAGAGTGTCTGACAGTGCCATCATCCACACCACCATGGGAGACATCCACATCAAGCTCTTCCCAGTAGAGTAGGTTTTCAGCTAGCACACGAGGGTTTTATTTGGACATTATCTCTACATTTTACCAGTTGTTAACAGAACTTTGGTCTTTTGTTTGTAGATGCCCCAAAACAGTGGAGAACTTCTGTGTTCACAGCAGGAATAGCTACTTTAACGGTCACATATTCCACAGAGTAATCAAGGCAAGTCCTCTGTTCATCAGGCCAAACACACTCCGGTATCCATCTCTGCATTGTCTGCTGTGTCTTAATATTCGTCTCTCTTGTGCACAGGGCTTTATGATCCAGACAGGAGACCCCACAGGCACAGGCATGGGAGGAGAGAGCATCTGGGGAGGAGAGTTTGAGGACGAGTTCCACGCTACGCTGAGGCACGACCGCCCGTACACGCTCAGTATGGCAAATGGAGGCCCCGGCACCAACGGCTCCCAGTTTTTCATCACTGTCGTGCCCACTGTAAGTTGTTAATAGTTTACAATAGATCATCCAATGTGCTCTTACATAATGTGCTGGATCTTGACACGCTGTCAGCCACAGGTTAGAATAAGAAGACCAGGTCATTACCCATCTGGATCAAACCTAAAGTTAAATATGTACAAAGTGGTAAAAATGATGTGTTATCCTTATTTTAAGCACTGTAATATGTTGATCTTTTAAAGGTTCCACATTTTGGAATAAATGCTTAGTAGCTTTCTTGCTGGGAGTTGGATGATGTTTGACCATTAAATATGCCATTACATCCAGGAgattgttagcttagcttagcataagaCTGAATACAGACAGAACATTATGTCAGACCAGtaaaaatgttgtaaaaaatgCCAACCATTTTTTATGCCAGCTGTTTGCTGTATTAATACCCAGCAAAACACTTAAACCACTTAAAAATAGATCTCAAATGTtaaagatcttttttttttatttacacccCTTAAACTTAAGAGGGCCTCATAAAGCTTTGGCCGGCCCCATTGGAGTTCACAACCGAAATGTTTGGGAACCAGTGTGATCCCACGTGTGAGCAAGATTAAGAAACGAAATTAGATCCCAGACTGACATCTTGTTGGGCTTGGGTGTTGTATGAATGGGCAACAGAACCATcccaccatccatccatccatccatcctccctccctcttacCTTGGGGTTGCAGGTGGCCTGGAGCCAATCTTATGGGTGAGAGGTGGCGTATACCCTGAACATTGTTTTGAAgctaataaattattaaattgagGCAGTAAGTGTATCGGGTGCCACCGGTGAGCATCCTTCATGCTGACTGTCATTAATTCTTCATTTGGCCATAAACTAGGTTTAAAAATCCACTGAACTCATCTTCCTTGATGCATTTATTTCACGAGTAAGAACATAATGTATCCAGGATGAAGTCTCGAGCTTTGCCTCTGCTCCCATGTCTCACCACAGCTGCCACATTTTGTGCTTAAATCCCCTGCTCTGTCTGAATACTACTTTAACCGACACCGAGATGAATCCAGCAATGAGTCCATGTCTGCTGATTATGAAAAAAAGTTTGCTTCATGTGCCACTGTTTTCTGTTCCGCAGCCGTGGCTCGACAACAAGCACACTGTGTTTGGGAGATGTACAAAAGGCATGGAGGCCGTCCAGAGGATCTCCAATGTCAAAATTAACCCCAAGACCGACAAACCATACGAAGACATCAGCATCATCAACATAACCATCAAGTGATTGTACGTCCATATTTgtgtacatgtttttttttttaccagattGACTAATTAAAAACGTTCAGTGCGATTGTAGTCAGGGTGTTATGTTTTAGAGGTCGGTCATCAGTCTCTTCCCTGCACAACGAAGCAGATTCCAGtgccaaagaaagaaaaaaatatctgcCAGCCAGAAAAATAAGGTTAAGTACTTTATTTTACAGCAGAACATTATGAATAATTTACAAAAGCCATCATTAAGTCCACTGGTAACAAAGGTTTTAATGCGCATTGTGCTTCTACGgttcaaaaacaaatgaaaatgttttcacaaacTATGTGGAAAAGCTTTTCACAcgtgcatttttttatttgtctttttatacGTAGGTACAAGTAGTAAACATTACATAGCAATGAATAAAGATTAAATGAAAAACTCAAATGATGGTTCCTCAATAATAAGACAAGTGTCAGTGTTAGGTTTTAATGTTTCACATTACATTCCTGAAGGCTGCAGATATAAGGTGTACCATCTCGTTAAGTACTCCAGACACATGATCAG encodes:
- the ppwd1 gene encoding peptidylprolyl isomerase domain and WD repeat-containing protein 1, encoding MAESENNVDLKRKAEESPVEEGNGEEEEWVGPMPNEATQTKKRKVLEYERVYLANLPSAAMYERSYMHRDVISHIVCSKTDFIITASQDGHVKFWKKREDEGIEFVKHFRSHLGFLECIAVSAEGALFCSVGDDQAMKVFDVVNFDMINMLKMGFHPGQCEWIYNPGDAISTVACSEKTTGKIFVYDGRGGGEVLHVFDKMHSSPLAQMRLNPKFRVIVSADKAGMLEYWTGLPSDFKFPRHVDWEFKTDTDLYEFAKHKTYPTSLTFSSDGRKMATIATDRKVRIFRFLTGKLTRVFDESLSMFTELQQMRQQLPDMEFGRRMASERELEKVDGIRLTNIIFDETGHFVLYGTMLGIKVINVETNRCVRILGKLENIRVVQLSLFQGVAKASQVAPTVEMKASDNPALDNVMPDPTIFCTAFKKNRFYMFSKREPEDTKGADSDRDIFNEKPSKEEVMAATQAEGPKRVSDSAIIHTTMGDIHIKLFPVECPKTVENFCVHSRNSYFNGHIFHRVIKGFMIQTGDPTGTGMGGESIWGGEFEDEFHATLRHDRPYTLSMANGGPGTNGSQFFITVVPTPWLDNKHTVFGRCTKGMEAVQRISNVKINPKTDKPYEDISIINITIK
- the cwc27 gene encoding spliceosome-associated protein CWC27 homolog; the encoded protein is MSNIYIQEPPTSGKVLLKTSAGDIDIELWSKEAPKACRNFVQLCMEGYYDGTIFHRVVPDFIVQGGDPTGSGTGGESIYGRPFRDEFHSRLRFIRRGLVAMANAGPHDNGSQFFFTLGRADELNNKHTIFGKVTGDTVYNLLRLTEVECNHDERPLNPHKIRTAEVLHSPFDDIVPRETKKGKKDKDKEEAKKSQSKATKNFSLLSFGEEAEEEEEMVNQVSQTLKGKSKSSHDLLKDDPRLSSVPAVDKKKKKETTGDSPETDDDEAEDGVEGDMDPDEEYDSDKKEKMRELISKKLKKLKSADKTTEPSVEEKKTSRSDNLRKESRQLKRDLQAIKQRKEDSLKPPVEEVKDADTKPSSEAVAEYLEGRKKYDDLRKQKPKKSTSREAETLALLNRFKDKLSSAITEAPADADVEELAEDDDDKGWMAHVLQFDEQSRKVKDATIQDEDTFEIHDPRNPVNKRRREESKKLLKEKKAKW